GGATTTTGAGAGAAATCCTTTTTGCTAATTTAGAAACAGCGGACAATTACTATTCTTCTTTACAAAGCGAACACATCAATTCCCCCCTTGTCCCAGAGGCCATGCTCGCTTTAGGGCAAGCGCACATGAAAAAGAAAGAGTATGTTTTAGCGTCTTTTTACTTTGATGAATACATCAAGCGCTTTGGGACGAAAGACAATGTGGATTATTTGACCTTTTTAAAATTGCAATCGCATTATTACGCTTTTAAAAACCATTCTAAAGACCAGGAATTTATCTCTAATTCTATTGTGAGTTTAGGCGAATTTATAGAAAAATACCCTAACAGCCGTTACCGCCCCTATGTAGAATACATGCAAATCAAATTCATTTTAGGGCAAAACGAGCTCAATCGCGCGATCGCAAATGTCTATAAAAAACGCCACAAGCCTGAGGGTGTGAAACGCTATTTAGAAAGAATAGATGAGACTTTAGAAAAAGAGACTAAACCCAAACCATCGCACATGCCTTGGTATGTGTTAATTTTTGATTGGTAGGATATTTCAAACCATGCAAATTATAACAGAGAGATGAAAAATGACTGAAGATTTTCCTAAAATTCTGCCTTTATTGGTAGAAGAAGACACCTTTTTATACCCCTTTATGATAGCCCCTATTTTTTTGCAAAATAATGCGAGCATCAAGGCGCTAGCTTACGCTAAAAACAATAAATCATTAGTCTTTATTGCATGCCAAAAAGACAAATTGACTGACAATGAAGCCCCTTATTATGATGTGGGGGTGATTGGATCTATCATGCGTGAAGCCAACATGCCTAATGGGCGCGTGAAATTGCTCTTTAATGGCATCGCTAAGGGGCGCATTTTAGAGCCTGCTAAAGAAAACGAGCAAGGCTTTTTAGAAGCCCAAATAAGCCCTATTGAATATTTAGAATACGATAAAGAAAACATTCAAGCTATCGTGGAAGTGCTAAAAGAAAAAGTGATCACTCTAGCCAATGTCAGCTCACTCTTTCCCCCGGATTTAATCAAGGCTTTAGAAGACAATGACGATCCTAACCGCATCGCTGATTTAATCGCAGCGGCCTTGCATTTGAAAAAAGATCAAGCGTATTCTCTTTTTGCCAGCAACAACACCGAACAGCGCTTGTTGGATTTGATTGATATTGTGATAGAAGAGACTAAAACCCAAAAACTCCAAAAAGAAATCAAGTCCAAAGTCCATCAAAAAATGGAGCAAACTAATAAGGAATATTTCTTAAAAGAGCAGCTCAAACAAATCCAAAAAGAGCTTGGCACAGACAAACAACGAGATGAGGATTTAAACCAATACTACCAAAAACTAGAAAGCATCAAGCCTTTTTTAAAAGAAGAAGCGTTTAAGGAGATTAAAAAGCAAATTGACCGACTAAGCCGAACCCATGCGGATAGCTCTGATAGTGCGACTTTACAAAATTATATTGAAACCATGCTGGATGTGCCTTTTGGGCAATATAAAAAAAAAGCGCTTGACATTAAGCATGTGAAAGAGCAATTAGATAACGATCATTATTCCTTAAAAAGGCCTAAAGAGCGTATTATAGAATACTTTGCCACCATGCAGCTTTTAGAAATGCGCCACAAGAAAAAGCAAGAAAAAAAGGACAAAGCTAAAGGCACGATTTTATGCTTTTATGGGCCTCCTGGCGTGGGTAAAACGAGTTTAGCTAATTCCATTGCTAAAGCGATAGAACGCCCTTTAGTCAGGATCGCTTTGGGGGGCTTAGAAGATGTGAATGAATTAAGAGGGCACAGACGCACTTATATAGGCTCAATGCCTGGGCGCATTGTCCAAGGGCTTATTGAAGCTAAAAAGATGAATCCGGTCATGGTTTTAGATGAAATTGATAAGGTGGATAGGAGCGTTAGGGGTGATCCAGCGAGCGCTTTATTAGAGATCTTAGACCCTGAGCAAAATGCCGCTTTTAGGGATCATTATGCGAATTTTAGCATTGATTTATCGCAAGTGATTTTTATCGCTACCGCTAATAATATTGACAGGATCCCAGCCCCCTTAAGAGACAGAATGGAATTTATCAGCGTGTCCAGCTACACGCCTAATGAAAAAGAAGAAATCGCTAAAAACTATCTCATCCCCCAAGAATTAGAAAAGCACGCCTTAAAGCCTAGCGAAGTTGAGATTAGCCATGAGTGTTTGAAACTCATTATTGAAAAATACACCAGAGAAGCGGGCGTTAGGGATTTACGAAGACAAATCGCAACGATTATGCGTAAAGTGGCGTTAAAATACCTAGAAGACAATCCGCACAAAAAAGGGCGAACCAAAAAAGGCGAAGATAAAAAAAGCGAAAATGAAGAAAACGAAAAGAGAGGTGGAAACAAAGATTTCTGTGTCTCTATCACGCCCAGCAACCTTAAAGAATATTTAGAACGCATGGTGTTTGAAATTGACCCCATAGATGAAGAAAATAAAATCGGTATTATCAATGGTTTGGCATGGACTCCAGTAGGCGGTGATGTGCTTAAAATTGAAGCGGTTAAGATTAGAGGCAAGGGGGAATTGAAACTCACAGGGAGCCTAGGCGATGTGATGAAAGAATCCGCCATTATTGCTTTTTCTGTTGTCAAAGTCTTATTGGATAACGAAACCTTAAAAGCGCCTACAATCCCTAGCGAAACCCCTAAAGATGCAGAGGGCAAGAAAAAGAAAAAAGCGCTGAAAGTCTATAACGCTTATGATTTGCACTTGCATGTCCCTGAGGGGGCTACGCCTAAAGACGGTCCGAGTGCTGGGATCGCTATGGCGAGCGTGATGGCGAGCATTTTATGCGATAGGGCTACAAGAAGCGAAGTGGCAATGACAGGCGAATTGACTTTGAGCGGGGAAGTTTTACCCATAGGAGGGTTGAAAGAAAAATTGATTGCCGCTTTTAAAGCCGGCATTAAAACCGCTCTCATTCCTGTCAAAAATTACGAAAGGGATTTAGATGAAATCCCTGCTGAAGTACGAGAGAATTTAAATATCGTTGCGGTGAAAAACATCGCTGAAGTGTTAGAAAAAACTTTACTTTAACATTTGACATGAAAATAGGCATTATTGGTTTAGGGCTTATGGGGGGGAGTTTGGGGCTGGCCTTACAAGAATTGGGGCGTTTTAAAAGCGTCATAGGCTATGATCATAACGCTTTGCATGCTAAATTGGCTTTGACTTTGGGGCTTGTAGATGAATGCGTGGAATTTGAAAAGATTTTAGAATGCGATGTGATTTTTTTGGCCATTCCGGTTGAGGGCATCATTGAATGTTTGAAAAAAATGACTCCCGTTAAAAAAAGCACAACGATTATTGATTTAGGGGGCGCTAAAGCACAAATCATTCACAATATTCCTAAAAGCATTCGTAAGAATTTCATCGCCGCGCACCCCATGTGCGGGACAGAGTTTTATGGCCCTAAAGCGAGCGTTAAGGGGCTATATGAAAATGCTCTTGTGATATTGTGCGATTTAGAAGATTCAGGGACTGAGCAAGTAGAGATCGCTAAAGAAATCTTTTTAGGCATTAAAGCGCGCTTGATCAAAATGAAATCCAACGAGCATGACGCCCATGTGGCTTATATCAGCCATTTACCCCATGTTTTGAGCTATGCGTTAGCTAATAGCGTTTTAAAGCAAAATGACCCAGAGATGATTCTATCCTTAGCGGGTGGGGGTTTTAGGGATATGAGCCGTTTGTCTAAAAGCTCGCCTTTAATGTGGAAAGATATTTTCAAACAAAACCGAGACAATGTCTTAGAAGCGGTTAAAAAATGCGAAAAAGAAATCGTGCAAGCTAAGGCTTGGATAGAAAATAACGATTATGAAAGCCTTGCAGAATGGATGGCACAAGCGAACAAACTCCAGGAGTTCATGTAAGGGGTATTTTTGGATTGTCTTTATTGATTATAGGCTGTTTCATACGGATAGCATGGCTTGATCTAGCAAATCAGCAAACAACTATAAGAAATTATCTTAAATCCGGATCTATTATTGTATTTTCCACAATTGTAATATAATAATAGTTTTTATCCCATTTTTTTTGCCAATACCTATGAAGTCCTTATCGCTTCCAACAAAAAACAAATTTTAGCCGTTTAGGAATGTGATTTCTTAAACCTTTTTATCAAAAATACCGGTGTTTTTATGGGCATTTTAAGGGCGGTTTTAATACTTCTTAGCGTTGTTAAGATACTTAGACAATTCATTCAATTCAGCGTTTTTATTGTTCTTAAAAACCACTTGCTTTTCCACTCGCTCATATTCTTTACAATCTCTTCTCATTGCTTGTAAGGGATACTTTTGGTTGTCATTAGGGATATAAAAACATTCGCTTTTAGCGTTTTCATAGCTATCCGTTAAGCTTATATCATAGTGGTACCAAAATCCGCTAGGGATAGCGATATTTTTAGAGCTAAAAGTCCTATAACCTTGTTTGATGATGGTGAGTTCTTCTACTAAAACTTGATGGTATTTCCTAGCCAAATTACGGCCCTCTTTTTCTACTAACAAAACAGAATGCCTGTTGGTGTTTTTGGCTTCAGGGGTGATGTTAGTCATTCTGTAAGTCTCTCTTAAAGGGTTAGACGCAAAATCAAAAGAAGCGTCATTCGCCACAAAATGCCCCCTATCAAAACCGCTTCTTGTGTAATCTTGTGTCGTGGCTTGTTGGTATTTTGCTAATCGTGTGTCCGTTTTAAACTCATAGCGTTTTTCAATATTATTTTTATCCACTAAATCCCCAAACAACACGCTCACGCCATAAATAGGGTTTTTTAACTCGCTAGAATAACACACCGAATAAAAGTTATTTTTTAAGACTTTACAATCAATGTCAGTGAGCATGCCATTAGCATAGGTCTTAGTGGGGTTAGCACTATTTACTTGATTTTTGATTTCATTAAGCTTTTTAGCGGTGTAGCTGTTAATCGCATTAGTGAAATTATCCAGCATGTCCGCTTGGAGCCAACTCATAGCGAAAAGGCTAAAACAGAGCAGGTTTTTAAAGGTTTTCATGTTTTGCTCCTTTTTGATTGGCTTGAATACTACAATAATCTTTTTAATAGTTTATTTTTACCCGCTAAATAGCCTAGCGCATAGCGTTTTGATGCGTTAAGCGGTGCGCGTTAAATGATCACAAAGAATAAAAAATTTCATTGTATTTTTTAGTGATCTCATCTATCCCCCATGCGTATTCGTCCATATCGCCCACGCTTAAATAGTCTTCATTAGCGTCTAAAAGATTACAACAAATCTTTTTTTGCTCGTTTAAATCTAAATTTTGGAAATCTTCGCTATGGATTTCATTAATTTTACAATCTGAGCGTTTTAAAATGCGCTCACTCAGATCGTTAAAGATTTTTAGGCATTCGTTAGCACTTTTAGCGTTAAGGATTTGTTTTTTAATCTCTAAATTCACTTCTTTTAATTCAGCATACACAAAACTCCCACCCCCTTTAAAATCGCATTTTTTAGAAATGCCCCCTTGCTCGCCCTCTATGACTTTTTTTAACCTTTCTTTGGTGATCGTTTCTATATAGTCCATTTGCTCGATGCCAATGTATCTGCGTTTCATTTTGTGCGCCACCGCGCAAGTCGTCCCGCTCCCGGCAAAAAAGTCTAACACGAGATCGTTTTCGTTGGTGGAAATTTCTAAAATTCTTGAAATTAGGGCTTCGGGTTTGGGGTTATTAAAAATTTTATTTCCATTAAATAGTTGCTTTATTTCAGCATCTCCATTAAGATTATAACCAACTTCTGATCCGTCCCAAAAAGTTGAAGATTTTCTACCTTCGGCTACTTCTGAAAGATAGCGTTTAGCCATAGGATTTTTACCATTAAAAACTATTCTATTATTTTGTTCCATATCTTTTAATGTGCCCTATTGAATAACGCCAAAAAGTTCCGCTAGGGGGAGACCAAGTTTTACCATTTAGAAAAGTATAAGGGCTAAAATTATTACCACTTTTTGCCCACACAGGGTCTAATTTGTAGAAACCATTTTCATCTTTTAATTTATACAAATTTGATTTATCAAACGGCTCATTACTAATAAGGTTTTTAGAAAAATTTTTGCAATAACATAGTATGTATTCAATATTTTTTGAAAAATTAGCAGCATCATTTTTAACTGAATGAAATTGTTTCCAACTAATACACCCAACAAAATTCTCCCTAAGAAAAATCTCATTCATCAACACTTTTAAATAAGCTTGTTCGTTGTCGTCGCATTGGATAAAAATCACGCCATCATCTTTTAAAAATTCTCTAGCGATTTCAAGGCGGTTTTTCATAAACACTAGCCAAGAGCTGTGGTTAAAATTATCGTTGTAGTTAAAGCTGTCGTTACCGGTATTATAAGGAGGGTCAATGTAGATGCATTTGACTTGTTTAGCGAATTTCTTTTTTAAAGAATGAAGAGCGATCAAATTATTGCCTTTGATAAGGTAGTTTGTGTTTCTGTCTTTTAAAGCACTTTCTAAATCGCCTTCTCCATGCATTTCAAAACGGCACAGCGCTTTTTTGTGTAAAAGCGTGTCAATTGCTTTTTTATGCAATATCTCATGGTAAAAACACTCTTTAGATTTGGTGCTGTCATCTTTAGCGTTGCCCAATAGAACATTGTCTTTAAAAGGGAAATTCAAAACGACCAGTTCGTTGGATTTTATCGGA
This region of Helicobacter pylori genomic DNA includes:
- a CDS encoding prephenate dehydrogenase — its product is MKIGIIGLGLMGGSLGLALQELGRFKSVIGYDHNALHAKLALTLGLVDECVEFEKILECDVIFLAIPVEGIIECLKKMTPVKKSTTIIDLGGAKAQIIHNIPKSIRKNFIAAHPMCGTEFYGPKASVKGLYENALVILCDLEDSGTEQVEIAKEIFLGIKARLIKMKSNEHDAHVAYISHLPHVLSYALANSVLKQNDPEMILSLAGGGFRDMSRLSKSSPLMWKDIFKQNRDNVLEAVKKCEKEIVQAKAWIENNDYESLAEWMAQANKLQEFM
- the lon gene encoding endopeptidase La; the protein is MTEDFPKILPLLVEEDTFLYPFMIAPIFLQNNASIKALAYAKNNKSLVFIACQKDKLTDNEAPYYDVGVIGSIMREANMPNGRVKLLFNGIAKGRILEPAKENEQGFLEAQISPIEYLEYDKENIQAIVEVLKEKVITLANVSSLFPPDLIKALEDNDDPNRIADLIAAALHLKKDQAYSLFASNNTEQRLLDLIDIVIEETKTQKLQKEIKSKVHQKMEQTNKEYFLKEQLKQIQKELGTDKQRDEDLNQYYQKLESIKPFLKEEAFKEIKKQIDRLSRTHADSSDSATLQNYIETMLDVPFGQYKKKALDIKHVKEQLDNDHYSLKRPKERIIEYFATMQLLEMRHKKKQEKKDKAKGTILCFYGPPGVGKTSLANSIAKAIERPLVRIALGGLEDVNELRGHRRTYIGSMPGRIVQGLIEAKKMNPVMVLDEIDKVDRSVRGDPASALLEILDPEQNAAFRDHYANFSIDLSQVIFIATANNIDRIPAPLRDRMEFISVSSYTPNEKEEIAKNYLIPQELEKHALKPSEVEISHECLKLIIEKYTREAGVRDLRRQIATIMRKVALKYLEDNPHKKGRTKKGEDKKSENEENEKRGGNKDFCVSITPSNLKEYLERMVFEIDPIDEENKIGIINGLAWTPVGGDVLKIEAVKIRGKGELKLTGSLGDVMKESAIIAFSVVKVLLDNETLKAPTIPSETPKDAEGKKKKKALKVYNAYDLHLHVPEGATPKDGPSAGIAMASVMASILCDRATRSEVAMTGELTLSGEVLPIGGLKEKLIAAFKAGIKTALIPVKNYERDLDEIPAEVRENLNIVAVKNIAEVLEKTLL
- a CDS encoding DNA/RNA non-specific endonuclease, with amino-acid sequence MKTFKNLLCFSLFAMSWLQADMLDNFTNAINSYTAKKLNEIKNQVNSANPTKTYANGMLTDIDCKVLKNNFYSVCYSSELKNPIYGVSVLFGDLVDKNNIEKRYEFKTDTRLAKYQQATTQDYTRSGFDRGHFVANDASFDFASNPLRETYRMTNITPEAKNTNRHSVLLVEKEGRNLARKYHQVLVEELTIIKQGYRTFSSKNIAIPSGFWYHYDISLTDSYENAKSECFYIPNDNQKYPLQAMRRDCKEYERVEKQVVFKNNKNAELNELSKYLNNAKKY
- a CDS encoding outer membrane protein assembly factor BamD gives rise to the protein MRLKHFKTFLFITIAMIVIGTGCANKKKKKDEYNKPAIFWYQGILREILFANLETADNYYSSLQSEHINSPLVPEAMLALGQAHMKKKEYVLASFYFDEYIKRFGTKDNVDYLTFLKLQSHYYAFKNHSKDQEFISNSIVSLGEFIEKYPNSRYRPYVEYMQIKFILGQNELNRAIANVYKKRHKPEGVKRYLERIDETLEKETKPKPSHMPWYVLIFDW